The Amycolatopsis solani genome has a window encoding:
- a CDS encoding DUF1266 domain-containing protein: protein MILPPPADVEAQLAAARRDGDLDRYLGLLAGEELFVPIRRVDARSILDERAETFPNVYHETGGDEFLQVFTRGALPDFGPDVVAMSGALDWAVDGVGRHERVVFNRGTRGEWRLAGATLQPWLDAHPDDVTPLEDQVERLITAPYGHLEGPIAHALACGAHLAVLEATPWNVLDARFHDYVAEVRGLRDWWSVPDPPGWRTTMTGLIGDGYALTPGNLVLMLRLRFAAEYGLPGGEFDPLTWAGLVDRWCAENDAADQADELRHTVRRVSRYEQRFRADGLVDADGFVTTALSWDVGRAVAIARAGLAAGYCDALTAELMVLEAGSLARRYHQSWADLSAGYVMGRVLHADGDDFGDWYPATVRVHHQLLQDPASPWSNLDFGSLSEESDA from the coding sequence GTGATCCTGCCGCCGCCCGCCGATGTCGAAGCCCAGCTCGCCGCCGCGCGCCGCGACGGCGACCTCGACCGGTACCTCGGCCTCCTCGCCGGCGAGGAGCTGTTCGTGCCGATCCGGCGGGTGGACGCCCGCAGCATCCTCGACGAACGGGCGGAGACGTTCCCGAACGTCTACCACGAGACGGGCGGCGACGAGTTCCTGCAGGTCTTCACCCGCGGCGCGCTGCCGGACTTCGGCCCGGACGTCGTGGCCATGAGCGGTGCGCTGGACTGGGCGGTCGACGGCGTCGGGCGGCACGAGCGGGTCGTGTTCAACCGCGGCACCCGCGGCGAGTGGCGGCTGGCGGGCGCGACGCTGCAGCCGTGGCTCGACGCGCACCCCGACGACGTCACGCCGCTGGAGGACCAGGTCGAGCGGCTGATCACGGCGCCGTACGGGCACCTCGAAGGGCCGATCGCGCACGCGCTCGCCTGCGGCGCGCACCTGGCGGTGCTCGAAGCGACGCCGTGGAACGTCCTCGACGCGCGTTTCCACGACTACGTCGCCGAGGTCCGCGGCCTGCGCGACTGGTGGAGCGTGCCCGACCCGCCGGGCTGGCGCACGACCATGACCGGGCTGATCGGCGACGGTTACGCGCTGACGCCCGGCAACCTGGTGCTCATGCTGCGCCTGCGGTTCGCCGCCGAATACGGGCTGCCGGGCGGCGAGTTCGACCCGCTGACCTGGGCCGGGCTGGTGGACCGGTGGTGCGCGGAGAACGACGCCGCCGACCAGGCCGACGAGCTGCGCCACACCGTCCGCCGCGTGTCCCGCTACGAGCAGCGGTTCCGCGCCGACGGGCTGGTCGACGCGGACGGGTTCGTCACGACGGCGCTGTCCTGGGACGTCGGCCGGGCGGTCGCGATCGCCCGCGCCGGGCTGGCGGCCGGCTACTGCGACGCGCTCACCGCCGAGCTGATGGTGCTCGAAGCCGGTTCCCTCGCGCGCCGCTACCACCAGTCATGGGCCGACCTGTCGGCCGGGTACGTCATGGGCCGGGTGCTGCACGCCGACGGGGACGACTTCGGCGACTGGTACCCGGCGACCGTGCGGGTCCACCACCAGCTCCTTCAGGACCCGGCGAGCCCCTGGTCGAACCTCGATTTCGGCTCGCTGTCGGAGGAGTCCGACGCCTGA
- the steA gene encoding putative cytokinetic ring protein SteA: protein MKLTGLLTRNQEPLPGITGVARVDRRTRELLRRISPGDIVVLDQLDLDRATADALVEAEVAGVVNASPSISGRFPNMGPEILVAAGIPLVDSVGGELLRTIKDGTKLRLNDGVVYVGERQVASGIEQSADSVADQMIEAKAGMSTQLEAFSANTIEFLRRERTLILDGVGVPELKAPIRDRHVLVVAGGNGHAEDLKKLKKYVAEHRPVLIGVDAGADTLRVQGYTPDVIVGDPTGIGTATLRGGAEVVVPAAPDGHAPGVERIQDLGIGAVTFPASGNAEDLALLMADAHGASLVVTVGFQATLREFLDHGRSGSNPSTFLTRLKLGTKLVDGKAVATLHRSRVSIGAVVLLVLAAVVVVAAALLVSDVGSVYLDWLRGTWNSFAAWVKGLFT, encoded by the coding sequence ATGAAGCTCACCGGCTTGCTCACGCGGAACCAAGAACCCCTCCCGGGGATCACCGGGGTCGCCCGGGTCGACCGCCGCACCCGGGAGCTCCTGCGCCGGATCAGTCCCGGCGACATCGTCGTGCTCGACCAGCTGGACCTCGACCGCGCGACGGCCGACGCCCTGGTCGAGGCGGAGGTCGCCGGCGTGGTCAACGCGTCGCCGTCGATCTCCGGCCGGTTCCCGAACATGGGCCCGGAAATCCTCGTCGCCGCCGGCATCCCGCTCGTCGACTCGGTCGGCGGCGAGCTGCTGCGCACGATCAAGGACGGCACGAAGCTGCGCCTGAACGACGGCGTCGTGTACGTCGGCGAGCGGCAGGTCGCGTCGGGCATCGAGCAGAGCGCCGACAGCGTCGCCGACCAGATGATCGAGGCCAAGGCCGGGATGTCGACGCAGCTCGAGGCGTTCTCGGCCAACACCATCGAGTTCCTGCGCCGCGAGCGCACCCTGATCCTCGACGGCGTCGGCGTGCCGGAGCTGAAGGCGCCGATCCGCGACCGGCACGTGCTCGTCGTCGCGGGCGGCAACGGGCACGCCGAGGACCTCAAGAAGCTCAAGAAGTACGTCGCCGAGCACCGCCCGGTGCTGATCGGTGTCGACGCCGGCGCCGACACCTTGCGCGTGCAGGGCTACACGCCGGACGTCATCGTCGGCGACCCCACCGGCATCGGCACCGCCACGCTGCGCGGCGGCGCCGAGGTCGTGGTGCCCGCCGCGCCGGACGGGCACGCCCCCGGTGTCGAGCGGATCCAGGACCTCGGCATCGGCGCGGTGACGTTCCCAGCGTCCGGCAACGCCGAAGACCTCGCGCTGCTGATGGCCGACGCGCACGGCGCGAGCCTGGTCGTCACCGTCGGGTTCCAGGCGACCCTGCGTGAATTCCTCGACCACGGCCGGTCCGGTTCGAACCCGTCGACGTTCCTGACCCGGCTGAAGCTCGGCACGAAGCTCGTCGACGGGAAGGCGGTGGCGACGCTGCACCGCAGCCGGGTGTCGATCGGCGCGGTCGTGCTGCTCGTGCTCGCCGCGGTCGTGGTGGTCGCCGCGGCCCTGCTGGTGTCCGACGTGGGCTCGGTCTACCTGGACTGGCTC
- a CDS encoding zinc-binding alcohol dehydrogenase family protein produces the protein MRAVVLREPGPVENLELTDLPLPEVKPGWVRIAVKAFGLNRSELHTRLGLADGVTFPRVPGIEAVGIVDAGAGFAPGQQVATMMGGMGRTFDGGYAEYTVVPREQVIPFRSDLPWEVIGQVPETLQTAYGSLTTGLDLRAGQALLIRGGTSALGFATATLAKDLGATVFATTRQPDRLETLRAHGVDHPLLDDGNVADQVRKVVPEGVDAALELVGTPTLPDTLNATRVHGTVCFAGMLSNQWTIKDFYPIGYLPAGVRLTAYGGEADDLPASVLQRHLDRIADGEASLGPAKVYAMDEIRQAHDDLEHNRTAGKLVVLTGRSEGAAP, from the coding sequence ATGCGCGCGGTGGTACTCCGAGAGCCCGGTCCCGTCGAGAACCTCGAACTGACGGACCTCCCGTTGCCCGAGGTGAAACCCGGCTGGGTCCGGATCGCCGTGAAGGCGTTCGGGCTCAACCGGTCCGAGCTGCACACGCGGCTCGGGCTCGCCGACGGCGTCACGTTCCCGCGGGTGCCCGGGATCGAGGCCGTCGGAATCGTCGACGCCGGTGCCGGGTTCGCGCCCGGGCAGCAGGTCGCCACGATGATGGGCGGGATGGGCCGCACGTTCGACGGCGGCTACGCCGAATACACCGTCGTGCCGCGCGAGCAGGTCATCCCGTTCCGCTCGGACCTGCCGTGGGAGGTCATCGGCCAGGTCCCCGAGACGCTCCAGACCGCGTACGGCTCGCTCACCACCGGACTCGACCTCCGGGCCGGGCAGGCGCTGCTGATCCGCGGCGGCACCTCGGCCCTCGGGTTCGCGACCGCGACCCTGGCCAAAGACCTCGGCGCCACCGTCTTCGCCACCACCCGGCAGCCGGACCGGCTCGAGACCCTGCGCGCCCACGGGGTCGACCACCCGCTGCTGGACGACGGGAACGTCGCCGATCAGGTCCGGAAGGTCGTGCCCGAGGGGGTCGACGCCGCGCTCGAACTGGTCGGGACGCCGACCCTGCCGGACACCCTGAACGCCACCCGCGTGCACGGGACCGTGTGCTTCGCCGGGATGCTCTCGAACCAGTGGACGATCAAAGATTTCTATCCGATCGGTTACCTTCCCGCCGGGGTGCGGTTGACCGCTTATGGTGGTGAGGCGGACGACCTGCCCGCCTCCGTCCTCCAGCGCCACCTCGACCGGATCGCCGACGGCGAAGCGAGCCTCGGCCCGGCCAAGGTGTACGCGATGGACGAGATCCGGCAGGCGCACGACGACCTGGAGCACAACCGGACGGCGGGCAAGCTCGTCGTGCTGACCGGCCGATCGGAGGGAGCCGCCCCGTGA